From a single Nicotiana tomentosiformis chromosome 2, ASM39032v3, whole genome shotgun sequence genomic region:
- the LOC104110078 gene encoding general transcription and DNA repair factor IIH helicase subunit XPD, with protein sequence MKFQLEDITVYFPYGNIYPEQYSYMLELKRALDAKGHCLLEMPTGTGKTIALLSLITSYRLSKPSSPIKLLYCTRTVHEMEKTLAELKLLYNYQLQQFGPGARMLAIGLSSRKNLCVNPNVVSAENRDSVDAGCRKLTASWARALAIENPNVPTCPFFENYDAADKAGTSTLPAGVYTLQELRMYGKEKGWCPYFLARHMVQQANVVVYSYQYLLDPKVAGIISKEMERECVVVFDEAHNIDNVCIEALSVSVRKQTLEGATRNLSRMSQEIERLKATDAGRLRAEYNRLVEGLAQRLPAQDVWLANPALPDDIMKEAVPGNIRRAEHFLSVLRRFVQYLKGRLDTENVEKEGPVAFVASITTQVGIDQKMLKFCYDRLHSLMLTLEITDTDEFLHVQTICDLATLVGTYSRGFSIIIEPFDERMPHIPDPVLQLTCHDASLAIKPVFERFQSVVITSGTLSPIDLYPRLLNFNPVVSRSFKMSLTRDCICPMVLTRGSDQLPVSTKYDLRSDPGVEKNYGKLLLEMVSVVPDGVVCFFVSYSYMDGIVNSWHESGILKDIMQHKLVFIETQDVVETTLALDNYRRACDSGRGAVFFSVARGKVAEGIDFDRHYGRLVIMFGVPFQYTLSRILLARLEYLRETFQIKEGDFLTFDALRQAAQCVGRVIRSKADYGMMIFADKRYSRHDKRSKLPGWILSHLRDAHLNLSTDMAVYIAKEFLRKMAQPYDKNGALGKKTLLSQKDLENMITGPDGEMLL encoded by the exons ATGAAATTCCAATTAGAAGACATAACAGTTTACTTCCCATATGGCAACATATACCCAGAACAATACTCATACATGTTAGAACTCAAAAGGGCCTTAGATGCAAAAGGCCATTGTCTTCTTGAAATGCCAACAGGCACTGGAAAAACCATAGCTTTACTTTCCTTAATCACAAGTTACAGACTTTCAAAACCCTCAAGCCCAATTAAGCTTCTTTACTGTACAAGAACTGTACATGAGATGGAAAAAACATTAGCCGAGCTTAAATTATTGTATAATTATCAGTTGCAGCAGTTCGGCCCGGGGGCCCGGATGCTGGCAATCGGGCTTTCGTCAAGGAAGAATTTGTGTGTGAACCCGAATGTTGTTTCTGCTGAGAATAGAGATTCTGTTGATGCTGGTTGTAGGAAATTGACTGCTAGTTGGGCTAGAGCACTTGCTATTGAAAACCCTAATGTTCCAACTTGTCCATTTTTTGAGAATTATGATGCTGCTGATAAGGCTGGTACTTCCACTTTGCCTGCTGGCGTTTATACTTTGCAG GAGTTAAGGATGTACGGTAAGGAAAAAGGTTGGTGCCCATACTTTTTAGCGCGGCATATGGTGCAGCAGGCAAATGTTGTGGTTTATAGCTACCAATACCTGCTTGATCCCAAGGTTGCTGGTATTATATCAAAGGAGATGGAGAGAGAGTGTGTTGTGGTGTTTGATGAGGCCCATAATATAGACAATGTATGCATTGAGGCACTTAGTGTTAGTGTGAGGAAGCAGACGCTTGAAGGGGCAACAAGGAATCTCAGTAGGATGTCTCAGGAAATTGAAAG GCTGAAGGCCACTGATGCTGGTCGATTGCGAGCAGAGTATAATCGTCTTGTTGAGGGTCTAGCACAAAGACTGCCTG CTCAGGATGTATGGCTTGCTAATCCTGCCTTGCCTGATGACATCATGAAGGAAGCGGTGCCTGGAAATATAAGGCGAGCAGAGCACTTCTTATCTGTTTTGCGAAGATTTGTCCAGTATCTTAAAGGGCGTCTTGACACTGAAAATGTGGAAAAGGAGGGTCCTGTTGCCTTTGTTGCTTCTATTACTACACAAGTTGGAATCGACCAAAAGATGTTAAAATTTTGTTATGATAGGCTTCACTCTCTTATGTTAACCCTGGAGATAACTGATACAGATGAGTTTCTGCATGTGCAAACTATTTGTGACCTTGCAACGTTGGTAGGGACATACTCTCGGGGCTTTTCAATTATAATTGAACCTTTTGACGAGAGAATGCCACATATTCCTGATCCTGTCCTTCAG CTTACCTGTCATGATGCTTCTCTCGCCATAAAGCCTGTTTTTGAACGATTCCAATCTGTTGTTATTACATCCGGGACCCTTAGTCCAATTGATCTCTACCCGCGTCTTCTCAATTTCAATCCGGTAGTTAGTCGAAGCTTCAAGATGTCTTTGACAAGGGATTGCATATGCCCAATGGTCCTTACACGGGGAAG TGATCAGCTTCCAGTAAGCACAAAGTATGATCTGAGAAGTGATCCTGGCGTCGAGAAAAATTATGGGAAGCTTTTGCTAGAAATGGTGTCTGTCGTTCCAGATGGCGTTGTCTGTTTCTTTGTCAGTTACTCTTATATGGATGGAATCGTCAATAGTTGGCATGAATCAGGAATATTAAAG GATATAATGCAACATAAACTCGTATTTATTGAGACCCAGGATGTTGTAGAGACTACATTGGCTTTGGATAATTATCGCAGGGCTTGTGATAGTGGGAGGGGTGCTGTTTTCTTCTCGGTTGCTAG GGGAAAAGTAGCTGAAGGTATAGACTTTGATAGACACTACGGCAGGCTTGTGATCATGTTTGGTGTTCCTTTCCAATATACACTAAGCAG AATATTACTTGCACGATTGGAGTATCTTAGGGAGACTTTCCAGATAAAAGAGGGCGATTTTCTTACCTTTGATGCTTTG AGGCAAGCTGCTCAATGTGTGGGACGAGTTATCCGTTCAAAGGCAGATTATGGCATGATGATTTTTGCTGACAAAAG ATATAGCCGTCATGATAAGCGGTCTAAGTTGCCTGGATGGATACTTTCTCATTTACGGGATGCTCACTTGAACTTGAGTACAGACATGGCCGTGTACATAGCAAAAGAG TTCTTGAGGAAAATGGCTCAGCCATATGATAAGAACGGTGCATTGGGCAAGAAAACTCTATTGTCACAAAAAGACTTGGAGAATATGATCACTGGCCCTGATGGAGAGATGTTGCTTTAG